The following are encoded in a window of Hydrogenispora ethanolica genomic DNA:
- a CDS encoding ABC transporter substrate-binding protein, translated as MRMKRSYRSVVSLTLVLLLAVSLFAGVVNGAKSNEVVRLKHWVWLDNPNDPTFANMVKQFNATHPNIQVDLEVVPWGDFHTKLLTAAAGGGLPDTSAFKLTWIPEFTGLNALQPVDSYLRSWKARSDIQPNLWNVYKVTNDKKTYVMPWVIQVLYMYYRPSLFKQAGVQVPKTWDDFLEAAKKLTVDKDGDGKIDQYGFGMRGARYGHEPWGSFVFSNVKGNKIMDKGKVVFNTADARKGNQFYIDLYRKHKVVPPTAPRDGFAEIIANFKSGRTAMVVHHIMSSPDMVKTFGDDVSAFAVPAGKYGRWTSLGDTENAMYSTSKYKKEAFTFIAWLAEKEQIDRWCRASGNVPVCKSVQAMEYYQNNRFMKASFESMPYAHVYPVTPVMGEWIESLWPATTQQALEGAITADQMMKTLAEAMGKK; from the coding sequence ATGAGAATGAAAAGGAGTTACCGTAGCGTTGTTTCGTTGACTTTAGTGCTTTTGCTGGCCGTTTCTTTGTTCGCCGGCGTGGTCAATGGCGCCAAGAGTAACGAGGTTGTCCGCTTAAAGCACTGGGTTTGGCTGGACAATCCCAATGACCCGACTTTTGCGAACATGGTTAAGCAATTTAACGCGACCCATCCCAACATCCAAGTGGATTTGGAAGTTGTACCCTGGGGAGATTTTCACACCAAATTGCTGACAGCCGCGGCCGGCGGCGGGTTGCCCGATACCTCCGCTTTCAAGCTCACCTGGATCCCGGAGTTTACCGGTTTGAACGCTTTACAACCGGTCGACAGCTATCTGAGATCATGGAAGGCGAGATCGGACATTCAACCGAATTTATGGAACGTTTATAAAGTAACCAATGATAAAAAGACCTATGTTATGCCTTGGGTGATTCAAGTATTGTATATGTACTACCGGCCCAGCCTTTTCAAACAAGCCGGCGTGCAAGTTCCCAAGACCTGGGATGATTTCTTGGAAGCCGCTAAAAAACTGACCGTTGATAAAGACGGCGACGGCAAGATCGACCAGTACGGCTTCGGCATGCGGGGCGCGCGGTACGGCCATGAGCCGTGGGGCAGCTTTGTCTTCTCGAATGTAAAAGGCAACAAGATTATGGACAAAGGCAAAGTCGTCTTCAATACGGCCGATGCCCGGAAAGGCAATCAATTCTATATTGATCTGTACCGCAAACATAAAGTCGTGCCGCCGACGGCGCCGCGTGACGGTTTCGCGGAGATCATCGCCAACTTCAAATCCGGCAGAACCGCAATGGTCGTCCACCATATCATGTCTTCTCCCGATATGGTGAAAACCTTCGGCGACGACGTATCCGCTTTCGCGGTTCCGGCCGGCAAATACGGCCGTTGGACTTCGCTCGGCGACACCGAGAATGCGATGTATAGCACCAGCAAGTATAAGAAAGAGGCCTTCACCTTCATTGCCTGGTTGGCGGAGAAAGAACAGATCGACAGATGGTGCCGGGCTTCGGGGAACGTTCCAGTATGTAAATCGGTTCAAGCCATGGAATATTACCAGAACAATCGGTTCATGAAAGCGTCCTTCGAATCCATGCCGTACGCCCACGTCTATCCGGTAACTCCGGTGATGGGCGAATGGATCGAATCGCTCTGGCCGGCAACCACTCAACAGGCTTTAGAGGGCGCTATTACTGCCGATCAGATGATGAAAACCTTGGCTGAGGCCATGGGCAAGAAATAA
- a CDS encoding carbohydrate ABC transporter permease encodes MMKNNKLTPYLLIAPAVILMLLIVAYPIARSMSMSFLKYVLYRPFDIQFVGLVNYFQVFKDPVFKQSFLNTLYWVGFGVFFQLIFGLVLAMLLNQDFKGRGLVRSLVLIPWVTPGILIGLMWTWMYDGNYGVINDVLHKLNIIKDYIPWLARSNTSLGSVIVTIIWQGIPFFAIMILASLQTIPRELYEAAEVDGARPWQSFVHVTFPMIKQTVFVTSLLRIIWVANSVDVIYIMTNGGPGYSSLTLSVYTFVKARAALDFGYASTLSICLTLMLSLVLVVYLRTLSKQEARLR; translated from the coding sequence TTGATGAAAAATAACAAGCTGACGCCCTACCTATTAATTGCTCCCGCCGTCATTTTAATGTTACTCATCGTGGCCTACCCGATCGCCCGCTCAATGAGCATGAGTTTTTTGAAGTATGTATTATACCGGCCTTTTGACATCCAATTTGTCGGTTTGGTCAATTACTTTCAGGTATTCAAAGACCCGGTTTTCAAACAATCGTTCCTCAATACGTTATACTGGGTCGGTTTTGGAGTCTTTTTTCAATTAATATTCGGCTTAGTCTTGGCGATGCTCTTGAACCAGGATTTCAAGGGACGGGGCCTCGTTCGCTCCCTGGTTCTGATTCCCTGGGTAACGCCGGGCATTCTGATCGGCTTGATGTGGACCTGGATGTATGACGGCAATTATGGCGTCATCAATGATGTGTTGCATAAGCTGAACATTATCAAGGACTATATCCCATGGCTGGCGCGGTCCAATACATCGCTGGGTTCGGTGATTGTGACGATCATCTGGCAAGGAATTCCCTTCTTCGCCATTATGATTCTGGCATCGTTGCAAACCATTCCCCGCGAGCTTTATGAAGCGGCGGAGGTCGACGGCGCCCGGCCCTGGCAGTCTTTTGTGCATGTAACCTTCCCGATGATCAAGCAGACTGTCTTTGTAACCTCATTATTGCGGATTATTTGGGTTGCGAATTCGGTAGACGTGATTTACATCATGACGAATGGCGGACCGGGATACAGTTCGCTGACCTTGAGCGTATATACCTTCGTGAAAGCCCGGGCCGCGCTCGATTTCGGCTATGCCTCGACGCTGTCGATCTGTCTAACCTTAATGTTATCGCTGGTGCTCGTGGTTTACCTTCGTACGTTAAGTAAGCAGGAGGCGAGATTACGATGA
- a CDS encoding carbohydrate ABC transporter permease translates to MKTSFFKRAIFFVIPLAILLIFTLFPFVWTFLTSIKPQKELFTSTLHYLPLQPTLGNYVELFSHMKFVHNLANSLLVAIVTSICSLAVSLLAAYAFSRYNFPGKFAVMISFLLINMFPSVLLLIPLYSIMRQIGLLYTPWALIIAYSTFTIPFSVWLLTGYLNDLPISLEEAAMVDGCNRRQGFIRILLPLTVPGIIATGIYIFITAWNEFVFAVMFTNEGNRTLPVALQSFIGEFDIQWGLLSAGGIVTTLPILLMFMFVQKKLVEGLTAGAVKG, encoded by the coding sequence ATGAAAACTTCTTTTTTCAAACGAGCCATCTTCTTTGTTATCCCTCTTGCTATCCTTTTGATATTCACCCTTTTCCCGTTTGTATGGACTTTTCTGACCTCCATCAAACCGCAAAAGGAACTGTTCACTTCCACGTTGCATTATCTCCCGCTACAGCCGACTCTCGGCAATTATGTGGAATTGTTCAGCCATATGAAGTTTGTCCATAACCTGGCCAATAGTCTGCTGGTGGCGATCGTAACCTCCATCTGCAGTCTGGCTGTGTCGTTACTGGCGGCTTACGCCTTTTCGCGTTACAATTTTCCGGGCAAATTTGCCGTGATGATCTCTTTCCTGTTGATCAATATGTTCCCTTCGGTGCTGTTATTAATCCCGTTGTATTCGATTATGCGGCAGATCGGATTGCTCTACACCCCTTGGGCGTTGATCATCGCTTATTCCACTTTCACCATTCCTTTCTCGGTCTGGCTGTTGACGGGGTATCTGAATGATCTGCCGATCTCTTTGGAAGAAGCGGCAATGGTGGATGGCTGTAACCGGCGACAAGGCTTTATCCGGATCTTATTGCCCCTAACCGTTCCCGGGATCATCGCCACTGGAATTTATATCTTCATCACCGCCTGGAATGAATTTGTCTTTGCGGTCATGTTCACCAATGAAGGCAATCGAACATTGCCCGTGGCGTTGCAGTCGTTCATCGGCGAATTTGATATTCAATGGGGACTGCTATCCGCCGGGGGAATCGTGACCACCTTGCCCATCCTGTTGATGTTTATGTTCGTCCAGAAAAAGCTGGTCGAAGGGTTAACCGCCGGAGCAGTCAAGGGCTAA
- a CDS encoding transketolase — protein sequence MDYQQLQDLNQQIRIDLMNMFCQSKSGHPGGSLSSVEIISTLYNKVMRVDPANPQWADRDRFVFSKGHGAPALYAVLAHKGFFPVEELATLRKYGSRLQGHPDSKKTPGVDASTGSLGQGVSIAVGFALGARLAGKDYHTYALLGDGEMQEGQVWEAAMAAAHYKLDNLTFILDNNGLQIDGTNEQVMSLGDIHQKMAAFGFKVIEVNGHDLEQLEKAFQVKATGQPKFILAHTVKGKGVSFMENQVGWHGKAPSDEEVDKAVCELGGVQK from the coding sequence ATGGATTATCAGCAACTACAAGATTTGAATCAGCAAATCCGAATCGATCTCATGAATATGTTTTGCCAGTCGAAATCCGGGCATCCCGGTGGGTCGCTCTCCAGCGTAGAGATTATTTCCACCTTATATAACAAAGTAATGCGGGTTGATCCCGCCAACCCCCAATGGGCGGACCGGGACCGCTTCGTATTCAGCAAAGGCCACGGCGCGCCGGCGCTGTATGCGGTGTTGGCCCACAAAGGTTTTTTCCCCGTCGAAGAGCTGGCAACCCTCCGCAAATACGGTTCCAGGCTGCAAGGCCATCCCGATTCCAAGAAAACCCCGGGGGTTGACGCATCCACCGGATCGTTGGGACAGGGAGTCTCGATCGCGGTCGGGTTCGCCCTGGGAGCCCGGTTGGCCGGGAAAGATTATCACACCTATGCCTTGCTGGGGGACGGCGAGATGCAAGAAGGCCAAGTCTGGGAAGCAGCGATGGCGGCCGCCCATTATAAACTGGATAATCTGACCTTTATTCTCGATAACAACGGATTGCAGATTGACGGCACCAATGAGCAGGTTATGAGTCTGGGGGATATTCATCAAAAAATGGCTGCCTTCGGGTTCAAAGTGATCGAAGTGAACGGTCATGATCTGGAACAGCTGGAAAAAGCGTTTCAAGTCAAGGCGACCGGACAGCCCAAATTTATCTTGGCGCACACCGTCAAGGGCAAGGGAGTCTCCTTCATGGAGAATCAAGTGGGTTGGCATGGCAAGGCCCCCAGCGACGAAGAAGTCGATAAGGCAGTTTGCGAACTTGGAGGAGTACAGAAATGA
- a CDS encoding transketolase family protein — protein sequence MTEMKALRIAYGEALVELGAKNEKIVVLDADLAHATTTYMFGEKYPNRFFNMGIAEANMMGVAGGLAQSGFIPFASTFALFGAGRAYEQVRNTICYPKLNVKVAVTHSGLTVGEDGGSHQSVEDISLMRTIPGMTVIVPCDAVEARKAVFAAAEFQGPVYLRIARPPSPVFTAADAPFEIGKANILREGKDVAIFATGLMVYRALEAANDLSKLGIEATVVNFHTIKPIDRELILKVAAATPKIITVEEHSIIGGLGSAVAEVLSESASGPFQLKRIGIEDKFGQSGTPDELLKIYGLSSENIIKVAQSIKG from the coding sequence ATGACAGAGATGAAAGCATTGCGGATCGCGTATGGCGAAGCTTTGGTCGAATTGGGCGCAAAAAATGAAAAGATCGTGGTACTGGATGCCGATCTGGCCCATGCTACCACTACTTATATGTTCGGCGAAAAATACCCGAACCGTTTCTTTAATATGGGTATCGCCGAAGCCAACATGATGGGTGTCGCCGGTGGTTTGGCTCAATCGGGATTTATCCCTTTTGCCAGCACTTTTGCCTTGTTTGGCGCCGGCCGTGCCTATGAACAGGTCCGTAACACGATCTGTTATCCCAAATTAAACGTCAAAGTGGCGGTCACCCATTCCGGATTAACCGTCGGCGAAGACGGCGGAAGCCATCAATCGGTTGAAGACATATCGCTGATGCGGACCATCCCGGGCATGACCGTCATCGTTCCTTGCGATGCGGTCGAGGCCAGGAAAGCAGTCTTCGCGGCAGCGGAGTTCCAGGGCCCCGTATATTTGCGGATTGCCAGGCCGCCTTCACCGGTCTTCACGGCGGCGGACGCGCCCTTCGAAATTGGCAAGGCCAACATCCTGCGGGAAGGCAAAGATGTCGCCATCTTCGCCACCGGATTGATGGTTTACCGTGCGTTGGAAGCAGCCAATGATTTAAGCAAGCTGGGGATCGAGGCCACCGTGGTCAATTTCCATACCATCAAACCGATCGATCGGGAACTGATTCTGAAAGTAGCCGCCGCCACTCCCAAGATCATTACCGTCGAAGAACATTCGATCATCGGCGGTCTGGGTTCGGCAGTAGCCGAGGTATTGAGCGAGAGCGCTTCCGGACCGTTCCAATTGAAGCGGATCGGGATTGAAGATAAGTTCGGTCAATCGGGCACTCCGGACGAATTACTGAAGATTTATGGTTTAAGCTCAGAAAATATCATCAAAGTCGCACAGTCGATCAAAGGATAA
- a CDS encoding cupin, producing MEKLENQLSIEEYSGEGLKRVVESGSWFVGIKNYKPFNDVDNLSALERHFLTDEVFVLLEGRCVLLIDRSPDQSGSDIVSVPMEKGLVYCIKKGVWHNTIVSRDVKIILVENRDTSMENSAMFDLSPEQIQSLTKELKAKYF from the coding sequence ATGGAGAAATTGGAAAATCAACTATCAATTGAGGAGTACAGCGGCGAAGGACTCAAGCGGGTGGTCGAGAGCGGTTCCTGGTTTGTGGGAATCAAGAATTACAAGCCTTTCAACGATGTCGACAACTTGAGCGCCTTGGAACGGCATTTTCTCACCGATGAAGTTTTCGTATTGCTGGAAGGACGCTGCGTACTCTTGATTGACCGATCCCCCGACCAGAGCGGCAGCGATATTGTCAGCGTTCCCATGGAGAAAGGATTGGTCTATTGCATCAAAAAAGGGGTTTGGCATAACACCATTGTGTCACGGGACGTCAAGATCATTCTGGTAGAAAACCGGGACACCTCCATGGAAAACAGCGCCATGTTCGACCTGAGTCCGGAGCAGATCCAATCGCTCACCAAAGAATTGAAAGCGAAATACTTCTAG
- a CDS encoding zinc-binding dehydrogenase yields the protein MAGMMRMSELYQPRTSRLIEAEIPTPGPDDVLIKVRACGVCGSEYFDWNGGNNRFPLYFGHEVTGEVVAVGGRVAGFQRGDRVAGLFRKGFAEYALIDQTRVGKLPDPVSFDEAALGEPLLCIVSGALRTDVGLGKTVAIIGVGFMGLLVLQLMKLKGAYRIIAIDTRPEMLEWARHYGADEIYTPDRVPAVYKLDHSTGNTGTDVVIECTGKEAPLNLAIEMVKCHGILSIVGYHQGEYTRVNLQMLNWKSVDLINAHEKRDDHKMRCLDIGLRLMAKGQVSVKELITNRYALDQIDQAFMDFEQKNAGYIKGIVTV from the coding sequence ATGGCTGGGATGATGAGAATGAGCGAGCTGTACCAACCACGCACCTCCCGTTTAATCGAGGCGGAGATTCCGACTCCGGGTCCGGACGATGTATTAATCAAAGTACGTGCTTGCGGGGTTTGCGGGTCCGAATATTTTGATTGGAACGGCGGAAACAACCGTTTTCCGCTTTACTTTGGTCATGAGGTAACCGGAGAAGTGGTGGCGGTCGGCGGTCGAGTCGCTGGCTTCCAACGCGGTGACCGGGTTGCCGGCCTCTTCCGCAAGGGGTTTGCGGAGTATGCGCTGATTGACCAGACCCGGGTCGGCAAACTGCCTGATCCGGTGAGCTTTGACGAGGCCGCCTTGGGCGAGCCGCTCTTATGCATCGTCAGCGGTGCGCTCCGCACCGATGTGGGGCTCGGCAAGACCGTGGCAATTATCGGGGTTGGCTTTATGGGCCTATTGGTGTTACAATTGATGAAGTTGAAAGGGGCTTACCGGATTATCGCCATCGATACCCGGCCGGAGATGCTGGAATGGGCCCGTCATTACGGCGCCGATGAAATATATACCCCAGATAGGGTCCCCGCAGTTTACAAGCTGGACCATTCGACCGGAAATACCGGGACCGATGTGGTCATCGAATGCACCGGCAAGGAAGCGCCTTTGAATCTTGCGATTGAAATGGTCAAATGTCACGGGATCCTCTCGATCGTCGGATATCACCAGGGCGAGTACACCCGGGTCAACCTGCAGATGTTGAATTGGAAATCGGTTGACTTGATCAACGCCCATGAGAAGCGGGACGATCATAAAATGCGCTGTCTCGATATCGGGTTGCGGCTGATGGCCAAGGGCCAAGTCTCGGTCAAAGAGTTGATCACCAACCGCTACGCGCTGGACCAGATCGACCAGGCTTTTATGGATTTTGAACAGAAAAACGCCGGATACATCAAAGGAATCGTCACGGTTTGA
- a CDS encoding Gfo/Idh/MocA family protein: MARITAGIIGIGYIGTSQIEAINRLGYARVGAIMMRDAGRARAICEKTGIPKFYTDYRELLNDPEIQVIHNCTPNHLHYPINLETIAAGKHILSEKPLTLFSKESAELTRLAAERQVANGVNFINRHFPIIQHIKGMIDAGELGTIYAIHGAYLQDWLLYDTDYDWRVDPEMSGPSRAVGDIGSHWFDMAQYLLGSKISEVNADLATVIPIRKKTDAAGAVEEVAVHTEDFGTMMLHFENGVRGCVTVSQVSAGRKSEFSLEINGSKASVYWNQETPHSLWIGHRNQPNQTMTSRPNLLNERGKTVSILGSGYERWPEAQKNLIHSFYSTILEGAPPQYATFADAHQTMRVIDAVLASHQSRAWRKVGE; the protein is encoded by the coding sequence ATGGCCAGGATTACAGCCGGAATTATCGGGATCGGTTACATCGGCACTTCCCAGATCGAAGCCATCAACCGTCTGGGTTACGCCAGGGTCGGCGCCATCATGATGCGGGATGCCGGGCGCGCCCGGGCGATCTGTGAAAAGACCGGCATTCCCAAGTTCTATACCGACTACCGGGAATTATTGAACGATCCCGAAATTCAAGTGATTCATAATTGCACCCCGAATCATTTGCATTACCCAATCAACCTGGAGACCATTGCCGCCGGTAAACATATTCTTTCCGAGAAGCCGCTGACGCTCTTTTCCAAAGAATCGGCCGAGCTGACGAGGTTAGCGGCCGAGCGCCAAGTGGCGAACGGCGTCAATTTTATCAACCGCCATTTTCCCATCATTCAACATATCAAAGGAATGATTGATGCGGGCGAACTCGGGACCATTTACGCGATCCACGGGGCGTATCTTCAGGATTGGCTGCTTTACGATACCGACTACGACTGGCGGGTCGATCCCGAAATGTCCGGCCCCTCCCGGGCGGTCGGGGATATCGGATCGCACTGGTTTGACATGGCCCAATATTTACTGGGCAGCAAAATCAGTGAGGTCAATGCCGATCTGGCGACAGTGATTCCGATCCGGAAAAAAACCGATGCCGCGGGGGCGGTGGAAGAAGTAGCGGTACATACCGAAGATTTCGGAACCATGATGCTCCATTTTGAGAATGGGGTCCGGGGTTGCGTCACCGTATCCCAAGTCAGCGCCGGCCGCAAGAGCGAGTTCTCTCTGGAGATCAACGGCAGCAAAGCCTCTGTTTATTGGAACCAGGAAACTCCTCACAGCCTGTGGATCGGCCATCGGAACCAGCCGAACCAGACCATGACTTCCCGGCCTAATTTGCTGAATGAGCGAGGAAAAACCGTCAGTATTTTAGGAAGCGGTTATGAGCGCTGGCCCGAGGCTCAGAAGAATTTAATTCATAGTTTTTATTCCACCATTTTGGAAGGTGCTCCACCACAGTACGCCACGTTTGCCGATGCCCACCAGACCATGCGGGTGATCGATGCGGTTCTGGCCAGCCATCAGAGCCGCGCCTGGCGGAAGGTGGGGGAGTAA
- a CDS encoding tagaturonate reductase: MSTPKQQLNRDFLEKNLLGKELAPFTAEILDYPEKIIQFGEGNFLRGFVDWMVHQLNKQSLFQGRVVVAQPIPSGRVAELNQQDGLYTLILRGTQDGQVVDQREIITSISRGLDPYTQWQEVLKCAENPAIEYVVSNTTEAGIAYNPADRSSDQPPVSFPGKLTAYLYHRYQHFQGDATKGMVILPCELIDRNGDNLKRVVLQLAAEWNLPLQFQEWLTKANHFLNTLVDRIVTGYPAKEMAQLQEELGYTDQNMDTGEIFHLWVIEGDAALGERLPFTKAGLNVKWVKDMTPYRTRKVRILNGAHTSTVAVAYLAGIDLVRDAVHDQKVGQFLKQAVFEEIIPTLDLEKSELQQFAAAVLERFDNPFIDHKWSDISLNSTSKFEARVMPSLKKYFEKQRVLPKRMTFSLAALFALYYGTEIRDNKLVGHRNGKEYFVQDDLPKLEFFRDVWQKYEKAELSLEQAVAGILTRFWPQEAQELPTLASEVAFYLQDILNSGIVSSLEKCS; this comes from the coding sequence ATGTCAACACCAAAGCAGCAATTAAATCGGGATTTTCTGGAGAAGAATTTACTGGGAAAGGAGCTGGCGCCGTTTACCGCCGAAATCTTGGATTATCCGGAGAAGATCATCCAATTCGGCGAAGGCAATTTCCTGCGGGGCTTTGTGGACTGGATGGTTCATCAGCTGAATAAGCAATCCCTCTTTCAGGGCCGGGTCGTCGTGGCGCAGCCGATCCCCAGCGGCCGGGTCGCGGAGCTCAACCAGCAAGACGGATTGTACACGCTGATTCTGCGCGGCACCCAGGACGGTCAGGTCGTGGACCAGCGGGAGATTATCACCTCGATCAGCCGAGGTCTGGACCCGTACACCCAGTGGCAAGAAGTGCTGAAATGCGCCGAAAATCCGGCCATTGAATATGTAGTCTCCAATACCACCGAAGCCGGCATCGCCTACAACCCGGCTGACCGTTCGAGCGATCAACCGCCGGTCTCTTTCCCCGGCAAACTCACCGCCTATCTTTACCACCGCTACCAACATTTCCAGGGCGACGCCACCAAGGGAATGGTCATCCTGCCTTGTGAATTGATCGACCGGAACGGCGACAATCTGAAGCGGGTCGTGTTGCAACTGGCCGCGGAATGGAACCTGCCGCTCCAATTCCAGGAATGGCTGACCAAGGCCAATCATTTTCTGAATACGCTGGTTGACCGGATTGTGACCGGCTATCCCGCCAAAGAAATGGCGCAGCTCCAGGAGGAGCTGGGTTATACCGATCAAAACATGGATACCGGCGAGATTTTTCACTTATGGGTGATTGAAGGAGACGCCGCGCTCGGAGAGCGGTTGCCGTTCACCAAGGCCGGATTGAATGTCAAATGGGTGAAGGATATGACTCCGTACCGTACCCGCAAGGTTCGCATCCTAAACGGCGCGCATACTTCGACCGTGGCCGTAGCCTATTTGGCCGGGATCGATCTGGTGCGGGATGCCGTTCACGATCAAAAGGTCGGCCAATTCCTCAAACAGGCTGTTTTTGAAGAAATTATCCCCACTCTCGATCTCGAGAAGAGCGAGTTGCAACAGTTCGCCGCTGCGGTTCTGGAGCGGTTCGACAACCCGTTCATCGATCACAAATGGTCGGATATCTCGCTGAACTCTACCTCCAAATTTGAGGCCCGGGTCATGCCGTCGCTCAAGAAATACTTTGAGAAGCAGCGGGTGCTCCCCAAACGGATGACGTTCTCATTAGCCGCATTATTCGCGCTGTATTACGGGACGGAGATCCGGGACAACAAACTGGTTGGCCACAGGAACGGCAAGGAGTATTTCGTCCAGGACGATCTGCCCAAGCTGGAATTCTTCCGCGACGTTTGGCAGAAATATGAAAAAGCGGAGCTCAGCTTGGAACAGGCAGTCGCCGGCATTCTCACCCGGTTCTGGCCGCAGGAAGCGCAAGAATTACCGACGTTAGCCTCGGAAGTAGCCTTTTATCTGCAGGATATTCTGAACTCCGGAATTGTGTCCAGTCTGGAAAAGTGTTCGTAA
- a CDS encoding tagaturonate epimerase family protein: MEGLKLFLQLIKEQKTTEELRTAVHQNPGRTGVYPESIQHHDGSILFIARLDTGKKLFIAGDRSPLFREMDGAERPVEGVPVKECPLSVGNSRVLRKYFPFTNPTALSGFHRTIGLGDRLGLASAGHIRLIKNLDVRPILAQQSIRELNLTGRDYGQVLADAVWAVFQEGYQGGFGADGDHLKSAAEVRMALDHGFTMITLDCSEHIHNLTAADETKVETLYQALDSNQRQALEARFLGARFKVGDGLTLSYTPATLKFNAAVYQQAIDFAIGIYRELLQPLAGRVDFEVSIDETQTPTDPASHYFVALQLAEAAVKANSVAPRFCGEFQKGIDYLGDTAQFAEEFREHQAIAAHFGYKLSIHSGSDKFSVFPIIGRETGGVVHVKTAGTNWLEAIRVIIETDPGLYREIHRFALTQLGEARKYYHISADPGRIPDLDGLSDAQLAGLMEQNDARQVIHITYGLILQAKDENGNYRFRDRIYRCLNENENLYYLKLENHIGKHLGKLGFLH; this comes from the coding sequence ATGGAAGGATTGAAGTTGTTTTTGCAGTTGATCAAAGAGCAAAAAACGACCGAGGAACTGAGAACAGCGGTTCACCAAAATCCGGGAAGGACGGGGGTCTATCCCGAATCCATCCAACATCATGATGGCTCGATCCTATTTATCGCCCGTTTGGATACTGGCAAAAAATTATTCATTGCCGGCGACCGTTCGCCGCTCTTCCGCGAGATGGACGGGGCAGAGCGCCCGGTCGAGGGGGTTCCCGTAAAAGAATGCCCGTTATCGGTCGGCAATAGCCGGGTCCTGCGCAAGTATTTCCCCTTCACCAATCCGACAGCTCTTTCCGGCTTCCATCGCACCATCGGTTTGGGCGATCGTTTGGGCCTGGCTTCGGCCGGGCATATTCGCTTGATCAAAAACTTAGACGTCCGGCCCATCTTGGCGCAGCAGTCCATCCGGGAGTTGAACCTGACGGGCCGGGATTACGGCCAGGTCTTGGCCGACGCCGTTTGGGCGGTCTTTCAAGAGGGTTATCAGGGCGGCTTTGGCGCGGATGGCGATCATCTTAAGAGCGCGGCCGAGGTCCGGATGGCGCTGGACCATGGCTTCACCATGATCACCCTGGACTGCTCGGAGCATATCCACAATTTAACGGCCGCCGATGAAACGAAAGTTGAAACGCTCTATCAAGCCTTGGATTCCAACCAACGCCAGGCGCTGGAAGCGCGCTTTTTGGGCGCCCGTTTTAAAGTGGGGGACGGCTTGACTCTCTCCTATACCCCAGCAACATTAAAGTTCAACGCCGCGGTCTATCAGCAGGCAATCGATTTCGCCATCGGGATCTACAGGGAGCTGCTCCAGCCCTTGGCGGGACGGGTCGATTTCGAGGTTTCGATCGATGAGACCCAAACTCCAACTGATCCGGCGTCCCACTATTTTGTGGCGCTGCAGCTGGCGGAGGCCGCTGTGAAGGCAAACAGCGTGGCGCCGCGGTTCTGCGGCGAGTTTCAAAAAGGCATTGACTATCTGGGGGATACGGCGCAGTTTGCTGAGGAATTCCGGGAGCACCAGGCCATCGCCGCCCATTTCGGCTATAAGCTCAGCATCCATTCGGGCAGCGATAAGTTCAGCGTCTTTCCGATCATTGGCCGGGAGACCGGAGGCGTCGTCCATGTCAAGACCGCCGGGACCAACTGGCTGGAAGCGATCCGGGTCATTATCGAGACCGACCCCGGACTGTACCGGGAGATCCACCGTTTCGCCCTGACTCAATTGGGCGAGGCCCGCAAATATTACCATATTTCAGCGGATCCGGGCCGGATTCCCGATCTAGACGGATTGTCCGATGCCCAGCTGGCGGGATTGATGGAGCAGAACGATGCGCGGCAGGTGATTCACATCACCTACGGGCTGATCCTGCAAGCCAAGGACGAAAACGGCAACTACCGGTTCAGGGATCGCATTTACCGCTGCCTGAATGAAAATGAAAATCTTTATTATCTGAAGTTGGAGAACCACATCGGAAAGCACTTGGGCAAACTGGGTTTTTTACACTGA